The following are encoded in a window of Armatimonas rosea genomic DNA:
- a CDS encoding tetratricopeptide repeat protein — protein MDSEDRSRESLTRARHLLQLDRPQQAIPLLTDALREAPDDPEVLAVLACAYLQCNDYVQALRWAERAAVEDPFEEYPHRLRAFALLALGKKPEALAAAQEAVRLDPHESAALWVLSQVYGQTKRWKEALAIGEELTELYPEDPDSHQARAEALLGLRRWQEAEQAARDGLGVAPDSAGLPISLARALWGQKRRPESLQAYREGVLADLGSSFAQSALAEQVGGYLVPAWLALPWYLWMCLTSFFCWAAHHILGWWSWWGLLWSLVVLVWNTMYLLDTDHWILRYRRRQYFTIPEEVRRHLWLANAFSPSLLVMGIVLLLGLVTAVTLIVFTFFPRLVPALPDWPGFAFCYLVGLFFSVFASMSRSGKHMEEIKFLKPLELTEPAPTSPDTPAPDWLRHARPRFEDFDLSQDLPTPPLLRVEDLELE, from the coding sequence ATGGACAGCGAAGACCGTAGCAGAGAGAGCCTGACACGTGCCCGCCACCTGCTCCAGCTCGACCGCCCGCAGCAGGCCATCCCGCTCCTGACCGATGCCCTGCGCGAGGCCCCCGACGATCCCGAGGTGCTGGCGGTCCTGGCCTGTGCCTATCTCCAGTGCAACGACTATGTCCAGGCCCTGCGCTGGGCGGAGCGTGCCGCGGTCGAAGACCCGTTTGAGGAGTATCCCCACCGCCTGCGCGCCTTTGCCCTGCTCGCTCTGGGGAAGAAGCCCGAGGCACTGGCGGCGGCGCAAGAGGCGGTCCGCCTCGATCCCCACGAGTCCGCCGCGCTCTGGGTGCTCTCCCAGGTCTACGGCCAGACCAAGCGCTGGAAAGAGGCTCTGGCGATTGGCGAGGAGCTCACCGAGCTCTACCCGGAGGACCCCGATAGCCACCAGGCACGCGCCGAGGCGCTCTTAGGGCTACGGCGCTGGCAGGAGGCGGAGCAGGCCGCCCGCGATGGCCTAGGGGTTGCGCCCGATAGTGCGGGGCTCCCTATCAGCCTCGCCCGTGCGCTCTGGGGCCAAAAACGCCGCCCGGAGTCGCTCCAGGCCTACCGCGAGGGGGTACTCGCCGATCTTGGGAGCTCCTTCGCACAGAGCGCCCTTGCGGAGCAAGTGGGTGGCTATCTCGTGCCCGCGTGGCTTGCGCTTCCCTGGTATCTCTGGATGTGCCTGACCAGCTTCTTCTGCTGGGCCGCCCACCACATTCTCGGCTGGTGGAGCTGGTGGGGGCTGCTCTGGTCGCTGGTGGTGCTGGTCTGGAACACGATGTACCTGCTCGACACCGACCACTGGATCCTGCGCTACCGCCGCCGCCAGTACTTCACCATCCCTGAGGAGGTCCGCCGCCACCTCTGGCTGGCCAATGCCTTTAGCCCGAGCCTGCTCGTGATGGGGATTGTCCTCTTGCTGGGGCTCGTCACTGCGGTAACCCTGATCGTCTTCACCTTCTTCCCCCGGCTCGTCCCTGCGCTTCCGGACTGGCCGGGCTTCGCGTTTTGCTACTTGGTGGGGCTCTTCTTCTCGGTCTTTGCCTCGATGTCGCGCTCAGGGAAGCACATGGAGGAGATCAAGTTCCTCAAGCCCCTCGAGCTCACCGAGCCCGCGCCAACCTCCCCGGACACGCCCGCCCCAGACTGGCTACGCCACGCCCGCCCCCGCTTCGAGGACTTCGACCTCAGCCAGGACCTCCCCACGCCCCCTCTCCTGCGGGTCGAGGACCTGGAGCTCGAATAA
- a CDS encoding ATP-binding protein, giving the protein MPVDPSVIAALTVALDTDSENLALRLHLVRLLLEAERYPEALEHSAFVLSRQPDNTEALTYAARAAEEAGQSSRADSYRRLLRALRGDGATAPEPPTPLTSTPAPARLRTDGWDEAPEPIFSAEESTIRLSDVAGMEAVKRRLNIAFLAPLKNPELRAMYGKSLRGGMLLYGPPGCGKTYLARAVAGELGAQFISIGLADVLDMYVGESEKNIRALFAEARRRRPCVLFFDEMDALGRKRSLRRESATRDTLNQLLSELDGVGSDNEGIFVLAATNHPWDIDAALRRPGRLDRTLLVLPPDAPAREAILRLQCAQRPVGTLDYAALSARTDDFSGADLVHLVETAAEYALEDSVVRGTVRPIGNDDFKKALREVHPSPRPWLDMARNYALFANEGGIYDELVEYLRAKKLL; this is encoded by the coding sequence ATGCCTGTTGATCCCTCGGTTATTGCTGCGCTGACGGTCGCCCTGGACACCGACTCCGAGAACCTGGCACTGCGGCTCCATCTGGTGCGCCTCTTGCTCGAAGCGGAGCGCTACCCCGAGGCACTGGAGCACAGCGCTTTTGTGCTCAGCCGCCAGCCCGACAACACAGAGGCACTGACCTACGCCGCCCGTGCGGCTGAAGAAGCCGGGCAGAGCAGCCGCGCCGATAGCTACCGCCGGCTCCTGCGTGCCCTCCGTGGCGACGGCGCAACCGCGCCAGAGCCACCCACGCCCCTCACCTCCACCCCCGCTCCGGCTCGCCTGCGCACCGACGGCTGGGACGAGGCCCCGGAGCCGATCTTCTCTGCCGAGGAGTCGACCATACGCCTCTCCGATGTGGCGGGGATGGAGGCGGTGAAGCGGCGGCTCAATATCGCGTTTCTGGCCCCGCTCAAGAACCCTGAGCTCCGGGCGATGTACGGCAAGTCCCTGCGCGGCGGGATGCTGCTCTACGGCCCGCCCGGCTGTGGCAAGACCTACCTGGCACGCGCAGTTGCAGGCGAGCTGGGCGCGCAGTTTATCTCGATCGGGCTCGCCGATGTGCTGGACATGTATGTCGGGGAGTCCGAGAAGAACATCCGCGCCCTCTTTGCCGAGGCGCGCCGTCGCCGCCCGTGCGTGCTGTTCTTCGATGAGATGGACGCGCTGGGCCGCAAGCGCAGCCTACGCCGGGAGTCCGCCACCCGCGATACCCTCAACCAGCTCCTCTCCGAGCTCGACGGGGTTGGCAGCGACAACGAGGGGATCTTTGTCCTGGCGGCGACCAACCACCCGTGGGATATCGACGCGGCCCTGCGGCGGCCGGGGCGCCTCGACCGCACGCTGCTTGTCTTGCCTCCCGATGCCCCGGCGCGCGAGGCGATCCTGCGCCTGCAGTGTGCCCAGCGGCCGGTCGGGACTCTGGACTACGCCGCCCTCAGCGCCCGCACCGACGACTTCTCCGGGGCCGATCTGGTGCACCTGGTCGAGACCGCTGCGGAGTACGCCCTAGAGGACTCGGTCGTCCGCGGCACGGTCCGGCCTATCGGCAACGACGACTTCAAGAAAGCCCTGCGCGAGGTCCACCCGAGCCCCCGGCCCTGGCTGGACATGGCGCGCAACTACGCCCTCTTTGCCAATGAGGGGGGAATCTACGATGAGCTCGTGGAGTACCTGAGGGCCAAGAAGCTACTCTAG
- a CDS encoding DUF6932 family protein, with protein sequence MPLPAFQSDGNLPEGIYSASWSELAEHFGGTERRQQLLQRLEQLYGLASATTFLERFVVFGSFVTTKPEPGDVDVILVMRPGFQSARVGEPACFLFDHDEEDRRFGASIFWIRTDLLILETVEEFLDYWQTRRDGGRRGIIEVVP encoded by the coding sequence GTGCCACTTCCTGCCTTTCAAAGTGATGGAAACCTGCCGGAAGGGATCTACTCTGCTAGCTGGTCGGAGCTGGCCGAGCATTTCGGAGGAACGGAACGTCGCCAGCAGCTTCTTCAGCGCTTGGAACAGCTCTACGGGCTCGCGAGCGCAACCACGTTTTTGGAGCGCTTTGTTGTCTTTGGAAGCTTTGTTACCACAAAACCAGAGCCCGGCGATGTGGATGTCATCCTGGTGATGCGTCCGGGATTTCAGAGTGCTAGAGTAGGCGAACCAGCCTGTTTTCTCTTCGATCACGATGAAGAAGACCGGCGTTTTGGAGCCAGTATTTTCTGGATTCGGACAGACTTGCTGATCCTGGAGACCGTGGAGGAGTTTCTTGACTACTGGCAAACACGGCGTGACGGGGGGCGGCGCGGTATTATTGAGGTGGTGCCATGA
- the trmFO gene encoding methylenetetrahydrofolate--tRNA-(uracil(54)-C(5))-methyltransferase (FADH(2)-oxidizing) TrmFO — MAMSFDVTVIGAGMAGSEAAWQAAQRGAKVRLVEMRPKKLTPAHQSDKAAEIVCSNSFKSNHISNASGLLKDEMRKLDSLIVSCADATSVPAGEALAVDREAFSELVTERLLAHPSIEFVRDEATEIPGEGKVIIASGPLTSDALAAQIGQLTGRYDLYFYDAVAPIVDASTIDYTKVFRASRRGKGLEADTSDDAAYLNCPMNKEEYTALWQAITEAELAPVHDFEDIKYFEACLPVEELARRGERTLSFGPLKPVGLEDPRTGRRPWAVVQLRQENKAGTLYNLVGFQTRMKWGAQKKVLQLIPGLENAEFVRFGVMHRNTYIHSPSLLDATLALKSDPRIRFAGQIVGVEGYLESAAMGLIAGLNSSRETPIIFPQSTSLGCLTHYVAHYEGKPKDFAPMNANWGMMPPLEGDRIRDKKERGRAMAARGQADFDKAREQVGL, encoded by the coding sequence ATAGCCATGTCTTTTGATGTCACAGTAATCGGGGCGGGGATGGCGGGGAGCGAGGCGGCGTGGCAGGCGGCGCAGCGGGGGGCGAAGGTTCGGCTGGTCGAGATGCGGCCCAAGAAGCTGACCCCGGCGCACCAGAGCGACAAGGCGGCGGAGATTGTCTGCTCGAACTCGTTTAAGAGCAACCATATTTCGAATGCGAGCGGCTTGCTCAAAGATGAGATGCGTAAGCTCGACTCGCTCATCGTGAGCTGCGCCGATGCCACTTCCGTTCCCGCGGGCGAGGCGCTGGCCGTGGACCGGGAGGCGTTCTCGGAGCTGGTGACCGAGCGGCTCCTGGCGCACCCGAGTATTGAGTTTGTCCGCGACGAAGCCACGGAGATTCCGGGCGAGGGAAAGGTGATTATCGCCAGCGGCCCGCTGACCTCCGATGCGCTCGCGGCCCAGATTGGGCAGCTCACCGGGCGCTACGATCTCTATTTCTACGATGCGGTCGCGCCGATTGTCGATGCCAGCACGATTGACTATACGAAGGTCTTTCGGGCGTCGCGGCGGGGCAAGGGGCTGGAGGCGGACACGTCGGACGATGCGGCCTACCTCAACTGCCCGATGAACAAGGAGGAGTACACCGCGCTCTGGCAGGCCATCACGGAGGCGGAGCTGGCACCGGTTCACGACTTCGAGGACATCAAGTACTTCGAGGCCTGCTTGCCTGTCGAGGAGCTGGCGCGGCGCGGCGAGCGGACGCTCTCCTTTGGCCCGCTCAAGCCGGTCGGGCTGGAAGACCCGCGCACGGGGCGTCGCCCGTGGGCCGTGGTGCAGCTGCGGCAGGAGAACAAGGCGGGGACTCTCTACAACTTAGTCGGCTTCCAGACCCGCATGAAGTGGGGGGCGCAGAAGAAAGTCCTCCAGCTCATCCCCGGCCTGGAGAACGCGGAGTTCGTGCGCTTTGGGGTCATGCACCGCAACACCTACATCCACTCCCCGAGCCTCCTCGACGCCACGCTCGCCCTCAAGTCCGACCCACGGATTCGCTTCGCCGGGCAGATTGTCGGGGTGGAGGGGTATCTAGAGTCCGCCGCGATGGGCCTGATCGCCGGCCTTAACTCCAGCCGTGAGACACCGATCATCTTCCCGCAGAGCACGTCGCTGGGGTGCCTGACGCACTATGTCGCCCACTACGAAGGCAAGCCCAAGGACTTCGCGCCCATGAACGCCAACTGGGGCATGATGCCTCCTCTGGAGGGCGACCGCATCCGAGACAAGAAAGAGCGCGGCCGCGCCATGGCCGCCCGAGGCCAAGCTGATTTCGACAAAGCACGGGAGCAGGTGGGGCTATGA
- a CDS encoding formylglycine-generating enzyme family protein: MPFRDNTPMLDQYRRELILIPEGEFLRGGTTGDEKPAQKLALGAYRIGKNLVTVALYEEFCRATKRPLPKAPVFNPGFTKKDHPIVNVSWDDARALADWARLTLPTEAQWEKAARGTDGRLYPWGPSKPESARGHFPLLLMRNKNFSNNLPRVGTATVGRYRKGASPYGVLDMAGNVWEWCADWYDEDYYKKSPLKDPTGPASSRKHFRVLRGGGWADFTDKFQCSHRSGATPNTQNDNTGIRLAAPAR; this comes from the coding sequence ATGCCATTTCGTGATAACACCCCAATGCTGGACCAGTACCGACGTGAGCTGATCCTGATCCCTGAGGGCGAGTTTCTCCGGGGGGGCACTACCGGCGATGAAAAGCCCGCCCAGAAGCTGGCCCTTGGTGCCTACCGTATCGGAAAGAACCTGGTGACCGTCGCGCTCTACGAAGAGTTTTGCCGGGCCACCAAGCGCCCCCTGCCCAAGGCGCCGGTCTTCAATCCTGGGTTTACCAAGAAGGACCACCCCATTGTCAATGTGAGCTGGGACGATGCCAGGGCGCTGGCGGACTGGGCGAGGCTGACTCTCCCCACCGAGGCGCAGTGGGAGAAGGCGGCACGCGGCACCGACGGCCGCCTCTACCCGTGGGGACCGTCGAAGCCCGAGTCGGCGCGGGGGCACTTCCCGCTTCTGCTCATGCGCAATAAAAACTTCAGCAACAACCTCCCACGGGTTGGCACCGCCACCGTGGGGCGCTACCGCAAGGGCGCCTCGCCCTACGGGGTATTGGACATGGCGGGCAATGTCTGGGAGTGGTGCGCGGACTGGTACGACGAGGACTACTACAAAAAATCCCCGCTCAAAGACCCCACCGGGCCGGCGTCCTCCCGCAAGCACTTCCGTGTCCTACGTGGCGGCGGCTGGGCAGACTTCACCGACAAGTTCCAGTGCAGCCACCGGAGCGGGGCCACCCCCAACACCCAGAACGACAACACCGGAATCCGCCTCGCCGCCCCCGCTCGCTAG
- a CDS encoding tRNA(His) guanylyltransferase Thg1 family protein: MKDDLGDRMKRDYESRTRFLLPRRTYTLLRIDGKAFHTYTRGCARPYDLELMADMDRAAAALCKEAQGAALGYVQSDEISVLLTDFSDTGTEAWFDGNLQKLASISASLVTAHFNAARIARGVADKLAVFDARVWTIPMPVEVENYFIWRQQDATRNAISMTAHAHFSHASLQGLSTDQLQERLFAEKGINFNDLPVGFKRGRVIERQTREEPVTYTHKRTGEEQSALALRSAWGSVEPPVFTRDRPWLKERIPVH; encoded by the coding sequence ATGAAAGATGACCTGGGCGACCGTATGAAGCGCGACTACGAGAGCCGCACGCGCTTCCTACTACCGCGCCGCACTTACACGCTGCTCCGTATCGACGGTAAGGCGTTCCACACCTACACGCGCGGCTGCGCCCGCCCCTACGACCTGGAGCTCATGGCCGATATGGATCGGGCTGCCGCCGCGCTCTGCAAGGAGGCGCAGGGTGCCGCGCTCGGCTATGTCCAGAGCGATGAGATCAGCGTGCTTCTGACAGACTTTAGCGACACGGGCACCGAGGCGTGGTTCGACGGCAACCTCCAGAAGCTGGCCTCGATCTCGGCGAGCCTTGTCACCGCGCACTTCAACGCCGCCCGCATTGCCCGTGGTGTTGCGGATAAACTAGCTGTCTTTGATGCGCGGGTCTGGACCATTCCAATGCCAGTCGAGGTGGAGAACTACTTTATCTGGCGCCAGCAGGACGCCACCCGCAACGCGATCTCGATGACGGCGCACGCCCACTTCTCGCACGCCTCGCTCCAGGGGCTCTCCACGGATCAGCTGCAGGAGCGGCTCTTTGCGGAGAAAGGCATCAACTTCAACGACCTGCCGGTCGGCTTCAAGCGTGGCCGGGTGATCGAGCGCCAGACCCGCGAGGAGCCCGTGACCTACACGCATAAGCGTACCGGCGAGGAGCAGAGCGCGCTGGCTCTGCGGAGCGCCTGGGGCTCGGTCGAGCCGCCCGTCTTCACGCGGGATCGCCCGTGGTTGAAGGAGCGCATTCCGGTACACTAG
- a CDS encoding DUF1016 N-terminal domain-containing protein translates to MDARQVELLPTGYDALLKAIKERVSTVQVRAAVAVNTELVRLYWSIGHDILQKQQAEGWGSKVIDRLSRDLKASFPTMQGFSRTSLLYMRAFAAAWPDEAIVQRVVGQLPWRQNIALLDKLKDPELRLWS, encoded by the coding sequence ATGGATGCTAGGCAAGTAGAGCTTCTTCCCACCGGCTACGACGCGCTCTTGAAGGCCATCAAGGAGCGAGTGAGCACCGTGCAGGTCCGCGCCGCCGTGGCGGTCAACACCGAACTGGTCCGTCTGTACTGGAGCATTGGGCACGACATTCTTCAGAAGCAACAAGCAGAGGGCTGGGGCAGCAAGGTGATTGACCGCCTCTCCCGCGACCTAAAAGCATCGTTTCCGACGATGCAGGGATTCTCGCGAACAAGCTTGTTGTATATGCGCGCTTTTGCTGCCGCTTGGCCAGACGAGGCAATTGTCCAACGGGTCGTTGGACAATTGCCATGGCGGCAAAACATCGCCTTGCTGGACAAGCTCAAAGACCCGGAGCTGCGGCTCTGGAGCTAA